ACGGGGCTGACCAAAAAGCCAAAGCCCTTTATCTACTTTGTAGATAGAGGGCTTTTTTGTATTTTTAATTACCACATTAGAAATACATGAGCAAGATAAAAAAATCTATCGTCTTTAAAGAATACTGCCCGCAGCAGCTATTATTTTTACCACCTTCTCTTGAAGAACTGATACCTCCTACGCATTTGGTACGGGTTGTTAATGAAGTAGTTGAACGGATGGATATCACAGAGCTGATGAACCTTTATGAAGGTGGGGGAACCAGCGCATACCATCCGCGGATGCTGCTGAAAGTCTTACTTTATGCGTATTGCATCAAGATATATACTGGCAGAAAGATAGCCCGTGCCCTGGGTCAGGACATCCATTTCTTCTGGCTGAGCAGTATGAGCCGGCCCGATTTTCGGACCATCAATACTTTCCGGAGCAGCAAAGCCAAAGAAGTGATTGAAGTGCTGTTCAGCTCCATGCTGGTGTTTTTGATGGAACACAAGTATATCAAAATGGAGCACTATTTCTGTGATGGCAGCCCATTTATGGCCGATGCCAATAAGCACAAGATGGTCTGGAAGAAGAATGCCCTCCGGTATAAGGCATCAGCAGAACAGAAATGCCAGCAGCTGCTCAAAGAGATTGATGCGCTGAATGCATCCGAAGATTTTACCTACGGAAATAAAGATCTTGAAGAATATGGATCACAGCCTGTTAGCCGGCAGGTCCTGGCCAATCAGATTGACCAGCTCAATGAAAAGATTAAGAATACCAGCGTCAAAAAAACAAAACGCAAAGCCCAAAGCCTGGGCAAACAACTGGTAGAAACAGCAGATCGGATTGAGAAATACGAGCAGCAGATTCTTATCGCGGGCAGCCGCAGTGGCTATAATGTAACAGATCAGGACGCCAGTGCGATGATGATGAAAAATAAGGTTGAGGTACTGCCCGCATATAATGTGCTGGCGGGATGTGAAGATCAGTTTATTACCGGCGTAAGCCTGCACCAGAACACCAATGACGGCACCTGCTTCAAAGACCACTTGGATCAGCTGTCAGTTCAGCAGTCTGTGACCCCTGAAAACATCATTGCTGACAGCATCTTTGGTACCGAAGAGAATTATGAGCTACTGGAAAACAAGGGGATAAACAATTATTTGAAATTCCCCCAGTTCCATAATGAGCAAAAGAAATCCTATAAGAATAACCCTTTTTTAAAAGAGAATTTCTATTACGATCCCGCTGCAGATAGCTATACCTGCCCCAATAAGCAGCAGCTTACTTTTCGAAGCAGCTATAAGCATACACATAAAAAAACAGGTTATCAGTCACATATAAAGGAATACGAATGTACAGACTGCACGGGTTGCCCATTCTACGAACGCTGT
The sequence above is drawn from the Dyadobacter subterraneus genome and encodes:
- a CDS encoding IS1182 family transposase, with product MSKIKKSIVFKEYCPQQLLFLPPSLEELIPPTHLVRVVNEVVERMDITELMNLYEGGGTSAYHPRMLLKVLLYAYCIKIYTGRKIARALGQDIHFFWLSSMSRPDFRTINTFRSSKAKEVIEVLFSSMLVFLMEHKYIKMEHYFCDGSPFMADANKHKMVWKKNALRYKASAEQKCQQLLKEIDALNASEDFTYGNKDLEEYGSQPVSRQVLANQIDQLNEKIKNTSVKKTKRKAQSLGKQLVETADRIEKYEQQILIAGSRSGYNVTDQDASAMMMKNKVEVLPAYNVLAGCEDQFITGVSLHQNTNDGTCFKDHLDQLSVQQSVTPENIIADSIFGTEENYELLENKGINNYLKFPQFHNEQKKSYKNNPFLKENFYYDPAADSYTCPNKQQLTFRSSYKHTHKKTGYQSHIKEYECTDCTGCPFYERCCKSTQGHNRTLKVNEQLDQYKQQARDNLNSQKGFELRRRRSIEIESCFGDIKANMGFRRFHLRGLKKVTTEFTLVAMAHNLRKLHLKRQKSAA